The following proteins are encoded in a genomic region of Synechococcus sp. CBW1002:
- a CDS encoding uracil-DNA glycosylase family protein: MNPLIPSQEGQQPDVFQAERYSPALQPTRDASLAEFAAACAGCRRCGLVLGRQQVVVSRGNPTARLMVIGEGPGAQEDATGLPFVGRAGQLLDQMLASVGLDSNRDAYICNVVKCRPPDNRKPTAEEMAACLPWLERQIQLVDPAVIVLAGATALEGVLGVKGGITKLRGQWRQGSGTVLGGRWLMPLFHPSYLLRNPSRQQGSPKWFTWQDLQEVRRRLGELEAAAAGSSQGDPA, translated from the coding sequence ATGAACCCTTTGATCCCCTCCCAGGAGGGCCAGCAGCCGGATGTCTTCCAGGCCGAGCGCTACAGCCCGGCCCTGCAGCCCACCAGAGACGCTTCACTCGCTGAATTCGCAGCCGCCTGTGCCGGTTGCCGCCGCTGTGGTCTGGTGCTGGGGCGCCAGCAGGTGGTTGTGAGCCGCGGCAATCCAACCGCGCGCCTGATGGTGATCGGTGAGGGGCCCGGGGCCCAGGAAGACGCCACGGGGCTGCCTTTCGTGGGGCGCGCCGGCCAGCTGCTCGACCAGATGCTGGCGAGTGTGGGGTTGGACAGCAACCGGGATGCCTACATCTGCAACGTGGTGAAGTGCCGCCCACCCGACAACCGCAAGCCCACAGCCGAGGAGATGGCGGCATGCCTCCCCTGGCTGGAACGGCAGATCCAGCTGGTGGATCCAGCGGTGATCGTGCTGGCCGGCGCCACCGCCCTGGAAGGGGTGCTGGGGGTGAAGGGGGGGATCACCAAGCTGCGAGGCCAGTGGCGCCAGGGCAGCGGCACGGTGCTGGGTGGCCGCTGGCTGATGCCGCTGTTCCACCCCTCCTACCTGCTGCGCAATCCCTCCCGGCAGCAGGGCAGCCCCAAGTGGTTCACCTGGCAGGACCTGCAGGAGGTGCGGCGGCGCCTGGGTGAACTGGAGGCCGCCGCGGCCGGCAGTTCCCAGGGCGATCCGGCGTGA
- a CDS encoding cache domain-containing protein: MKTARMAAGQCRRLLVGAVLAPLLAACGRPPQAEKAAPLYRFRDTRDLVSLVEDGAAHLEQKGLQALKDFSRPGSRWLHGNDYLFVYDADGTNLFHPIFPEFQGRNMGQLRDVTGQPVVDRIVAMARRPGPRASGSTTPTGRSRRWPRYRGGCSPTA; encoded by the coding sequence GTGAAGACCGCTCGCATGGCAGCAGGTCAATGCAGGCGCCTGCTGGTGGGGGCTGTGCTCGCGCCACTGCTCGCCGCCTGCGGCAGGCCACCGCAGGCCGAGAAGGCTGCGCCGCTCTATCGCTTCCGCGACACCCGCGACCTGGTGAGCCTGGTGGAGGACGGTGCGGCCCACCTGGAGCAGAAGGGTCTGCAGGCCCTCAAGGACTTCTCCAGGCCAGGGTCACGCTGGCTCCATGGCAACGACTATCTGTTTGTCTACGACGCCGATGGCACCAACCTCTTTCATCCCATTTTCCCTGAATTTCAAGGCCGCAACATGGGTCAGCTGCGCGATGTGACAGGCCAGCCGGTGGTGGATCGGATCGTGGCTATGGCCCGCAGGCCGGGGCCCAGGGCCAGCGGGTCAACGACGCCGACTGGCAGGAGCCGGAGATGGCCTCGGTACAGGGGGGGCTGCTCGCCGACGGCCTGA
- a CDS encoding urea transporter: protein MLLSVLLASPVAALLGALGALTAALTGLLLGLNSWEEVISGAYGFNAVLAAIALGGIFFAPTRRSVPIAIAGAALTIPLERILLAPLTRVGLPLSSLPFVLATWLMLVMVRRRLPALVPVALHAILTPEEHRRRFRVARRLLADFRHRLHHAASPGTGPGPSLASFMQPALVAKWLELFRQLDLDSSGCLSLKELRRALAGDCAQQSPAEVRALLDRVLRHMDLNRDGRLDAAEFVEMVLRLQRLSQGHERLLTYLLPVDANADGHLDRAELQRLLRSVGARPLQPEEEVRIFGPQQRPLTWGEFVDLLLLS from the coding sequence GTGCTCCTGTCGGTCCTTTTGGCCAGTCCAGTGGCGGCACTCCTCGGGGCCCTGGGGGCACTGACAGCAGCTCTGACAGGCCTTCTGCTGGGGCTGAACTCGTGGGAAGAGGTGATCTCAGGAGCGTACGGTTTCAACGCTGTCCTGGCTGCCATCGCCTTGGGCGGCATCTTTTTTGCACCCACCCGCCGGAGTGTGCCGATCGCCATCGCCGGTGCCGCTCTCACCATTCCGCTGGAGCGGATCCTTCTGGCACCCTTGACCAGGGTTGGCTTGCCCCTCTCCTCACTCCCCTTCGTCCTCGCCACCTGGCTGATGCTTGTGATGGTGCGGCGAAGACTGCCGGCCCTGGTTCCGGTGGCCCTTCACGCGATCCTCACCCCCGAGGAGCATCGCCGTCGTTTTCGAGTGGCCCGCCGCCTGCTGGCCGACTTCCGCCACCGCCTGCACCATGCCGCCTCCCCGGGTACGGGTCCAGGTCCATCTCTGGCCTCCTTCATGCAACCCGCTCTGGTGGCGAAATGGCTGGAGCTCTTTCGCCAGCTCGACCTCGATTCCAGCGGCTGTCTTTCCTTGAAGGAGTTACGGCGCGCCCTGGCGGGCGATTGTGCTCAACAGAGTCCTGCGGAGGTCAGAGCGTTGCTGGATCGGGTGCTGCGGCACATGGACCTGAACAGGGACGGCCGCCTGGATGCAGCGGAATTCGTGGAAATGGTCCTGCGGCTGCAGCGCCTTTCCCAGGGCCATGAACGCCTGCTGACCTACCTGCTGCCCGTCGATGCCAATGCCGATGGTCACCTCGATCGGGCTGAACTCCAGCGGCTGTTGCGCAGTGTCGGTGCCCGTCCCCTACAGCCCGAAGAGGAGGTCAGAATCTTCGGTCCACAGCAGCGCCCCCTGACCTGGGGTGAATTTGTGGATCTACTTCTGCTCAGCTGA